The following proteins are co-located in the Microplitis demolitor isolate Queensland-Clemson2020A chromosome 5, iyMicDemo2.1a, whole genome shotgun sequence genome:
- the LOC103579427 gene encoding coiled-coil domain-containing protein 43 produces MAGIDNFDSWLSKKLESLNTDVGVFGGYIKGILESDESDCEKSEALEGIISGIIETDIDTHVSEIIDEWKKFDSKETFDIPPAEDVDVRLARMLETQNIATVSKKSYTEEERKIRDAILAQYSQVSNEKSDEDEDEENDSDEELEKNLNAATIAQQEKEKREKAKVDSQKKKEKDKEDREKQLKLKEEKKEKRKTQKVERRK; encoded by the coding sequence ATGGCTGGGATTGATAATTTCGATAGCTGGTTATCTAAAAAACTTGAGTCATTAAACACAGACGTTGGGGTATTTGGAGGTTACATTAAAGGCATTTTAGAAAGTGATGAAAGCGACTGTGAAAAAAGTGAAGCACTTGAGGGAATAATATCTGGAATAATTGAAACAGATATCGATACTCATGTTTCTGAGATAATTGACGAATGGAAAAAGTTCGATTCCAAAGAGACTTTCGATATCCCGCCTGCTGAAGATGTAGATGTTCGCTTGGCACGAATGCTGGAGACGCAGAACATAGCAACGGTttcgaaaaaaagttacacTGAGGAAGAAAGGAAAATACGTGATGCAATTTTGGCGCAATACAGTCAAGTTTCGAATGAAAAGAGCGACGAGGATGAGGATGAAGAAAATGACAGTGATGAGGAATTGGAAAAAAACCTTAACGCTGCTACCATTGCTCAGCAGGAGAAAGAAAAACGAGAGAAAGCAAAGGTAGATTCACAGAAGAAGAAGGAAAAGGACAAAGAAGACCGGGAAAAACAACTTAAACTAAAAGaagagaaaaaagaaaaacgtaAAACTCAGAAAGTTGAGCGtcgtaaataa